TTGCCTTGTGAACAGCAGTGACCCTGTTTCTTCCATTCTCTTTAGCATATTCAAAAGCAAATTTACAAATTCTTTCACTTGCTTTGGTTGTGATAATTCTTTTAGCCGTTGCACCGCCTTCTGTTTCTTCTTCAATACCAGAATAAAGGCCTTCTGTATTTTCTCTCACAATGATAAAATCAAGATCGTTGAAAATACTTTTCACACCAGGGTAAGATTTAACAGGTCTCAAATTAGCATAAAGATCTAATTCCTTTCGCAGTGTTATAATAGCACTTTTTTGGCTACGAATGGAGGTTACTGCTCCAAATAGGGAGGCGTCACAATCTTTTGCAGTTTGAATTGTTTCATCAGGTATTGTGGTACCAGTTCGCCTAAAACACTCTTCTCCAGCGCGTGCTTCTTTATAATTGAACTTAATATCCAAAGCATCTAAAACCTGTAGTGTTGCATCCATAACTTCCTTTCCAATGCCATCTCCAGGTATAACTGCTATATCATACATTAACTCACCGAAATATCCTTTGTTGATAATATACATTTTTCTGTATAAAATATGCTTTTAATTTTATATCTAAAATTCATTTTTTAAAATGTTTTTGAATCCTAAAATAAGTCACATTCTCAATTAAATATTTTTAAGGTACTAAAATAGTTAATACCATTCCCTATATTTTTTACATAATTTAAATTATGCATATTCATTTAAAATAAAATTGTATTTATTTAATCCATTAAAATTAGGATAAAGAGTGGTCCGGTACCCTTTTAAAGCCCAAATATGGAATAGCTTAAGGGCACCACTGTATAGTATGACTTTAAAGAATATAAATCCAATGGTATCTGTGAAATATGTCACATTATTATAGATAAAGACTATTTTAGATCATGATGAGTTATCATATTTAAATAATTAAATTATTATTTTAAAAATAAGGGATAATTAAACATGTGATTCAATATAATAAGGACAATTAATCAATTGTTCATATTATTAATTATTTTTAGCAATTATTTTACAGAGATTATAAAGAAACTTTGTGCAAAATTATATTAATATTAAACAGCATATAATAACCTAATTAAAACCATCCTTTACGCATAATACTTTCACTAGGATATTTATATCAAAAATAAGGATAAATTAAACGAGGTGTGATATAATGTGGGACATATTCCAATCCATTGGAAGCATTGCCAAAGTTAAGGAAAAAGGATCATTTAGAAACTATCAAAAAAAGCTTAAAGGATATCAAGAAAATGAAGCCAACGTTTTAATTGATATGGGCGTATTATGTTTCGAGAATGAAAACTTTGACAAATCGCTACAGTATCTTGAAAATGCCCGTCGAATATATTTTAACCTTGATGAAAAAGAAGCCGAGGCTTTCGTATCAGACCTAATAGGAGATGTTTATCTTAGTACAAGGGAAATAGATAAAGCTTTAACAGAGTACCAAAGATCATTTAGACGATATGCCTCAGTAAAATCACCCATGAAAAAGGAGATGTTTGAGAAAATAAAAGAAGTAGAAGACATAAAAGAAGCTATAGACCTTGCAAGTGAAGATAAAATAAATGCCAAAATAGAAGAAGAGTCTAATTATGAGGATATAGATGAAGAATTCCCAGATAACACTCCTGATGAAGAAGAGTGTATAAAAGAAAAGTACACATGTAAACTTAACTATGAAAAAATAGCTCCCAAAATAGAAAACCTCATGGATATAATTAAAAAAAGATACGTGGTTAAAGAATACCTGGAAAATAGATATGAAATAAATTATATCAGAAAATCCCTCATAGAAGCTTATGAAAAATGGAATTTTTCGTTGCTCCAAAATTCAAAGAATTTTAGAAAAAGCAAAGCATGCAAACACGGAGTGCTTGCTGCATCAAAATCAAAGATTTTGATTGCTTTTTCTAACTCCCCAAAAATTCTGTGAATTTTTGAGGATTTTGAGAGCACATAAAAACCTAGAGCATGAAAAAGAAGCAGTACTATTTTTAATTATGGGTAATTTTTTCATAAAAGAGGAAAAAACATACAGTGCCATGCAAAATTTCAAAGATGCGTTTAATCTATTTTATGAAATGGGAGATAATGAAGGAAAGGCATTTTCCCTTCTTTTTTTGGGAATAACATACTATGTATTAGGTAAAGAAGATAAAATATACGGCATATTTAAAGAAGCAATGAATATTCTTGAAGAATTAAAAGATATGGAAGGAAAATCAGCTGCAATAAACATTATAAATACATTATACAGCGAAGATATATGTTTAAATAACGAACATATCAACACTGCCACTACCTAATTAAATCCTTTAATTTCATATTATTTTTGATTTAGTCTTATAATTTATCTTTTTAGCTATTAATTTCTAAAATGTTATAGAAGGATACTACTTAGCTATTTTGTAAAAAAAAATTTTAATATAACTCATTCCATTAAATATATTCCAAATGAAAGACAAATAATATATAAAAACCATCCAAATGCCAATATTTGTTCTAAAATTGCGGTTATATTAAATTATAATCTGTAGGTTAAATATCAAACAGGTGTATAAAATGGAAAAGGAAGAAAATATTAAAAGATTGATCCAAAATTTTAAGGATAATGATGACCATGTTCGTCGTCAAACTTCAGAACTTCTTGAAGAAATTGGAGAACCTGCTGTAGATGAACTTATTCAAGCTCTGGAAGATGAAGATAGAAATGTTAGAAGAGGAGCTGCCCTTGCCCTTGGAGAAATCAAAGATGAAAGAGCCATAAATCCCCTTATAAAAACTCTTAATGATGAAAATAAATGGGTTAGGCGTCAGGTATCAGGTTCACTAGGAAATATGGGAGATGCAGCCGTGGACCCCCTCGTTGATGCTTTAAATCACCCTAACTGGCGTGTTAGGGGAGGAGCAGCATGGGCCCTTGGAAAGATTGGAAATAAAAAAGCTGTTGAGCCCCTTATAAAAGCATTAGATGATGAAAGTGGTTTTGTTAGAAGCGGGACAGCATGGGCCCTCGGACAATTAGGAGATAAACAAGCCATTGAACCCCTAAATAAAATTACAGATGATGAAAGTACTTTTGTTCGTAAAGTAGCAAAAGTGTCCTTAAAAAGACTGGAATAAAAAATATACCGTATTTTGTTATCATTTTTTAAATTAAATAAGTCTAATTAAACAATAGGTTTACATTTAGTTGATTTAAATAGAAAATCATCCATCAAATTTGAGATACAACTACCAATATTCATCAATTTATAAAAAATAATAATTAGTTTTAATAATCATCATTACATATAGTATTCAAGCATAAAGTTGGACTTTGAAGTATTGTTTAATTACTTTTTTTAATCTAATAATTTGAAGGTGTTATATTGAAAGTTAGTATAATCGGCGCAACAGGAAGAGTAGGCAGGGCTGCAGCATTCTGTCTGGCTGAGGAAAACTCAGTTAATAAATTAGTGCTTATAGCTAGAGAAGAAAGCGTTGATAAAATAAAAGGAGAATCATTAGATATTTATGACGCGCTTGCTGCAAAGGGAGTATATGTTTCTATAAAAACTTCTTCTGATCTTAATAGTATTGAAGGTTCAGATGTAGTTGTTTTAACTGCAGGGGCTTCAAGAAAGCCAGGAATGGAAAGAGCAGATTTAGGCTCTCTTAATGCAGAAATAGTTGCAGATTATGCAAGAAAAATTGCAGAAATTGCTCCAAATTCAATAATACTTGTCATAACTAATCCTGTAGATGTTATGACCTATGTAGCTTTAAAAGCATCAGGATTTAGCAAAAATAAAGTCTTTGGCCTTGGAAATCACCTGGATTCCTTGAGATTTAAAAACTATATGGCAAAACATTTCCACGTGCATGTAAGTGAAATACATACCCGGATAATCGGCCAGCACGGCCCGCATATGGTTCCCCTTATAAGTTCAACATCCATTGGAGGTATTCCAATTGAATATTATTCTGCGTGGGATTACTTCACAGGTTACAAACCATTTGATATTAAAGAAACAATTGAAACTGTAAAAAATGCAGGCAATAATATAATCAGTAAAAAGGGTGCAACAGAATATGGGCCTGCATTTGCTATTTCCAACATCGTAACCACAATTTTAAACGACGAAAGGAAAATATTAACAGTCAGCGCATATCTCGAAGGAGAAATAGAGGGAATAGATAATGTTTGCCTTGGAGTACCAGTTAAACTTGGAATAGAGGGTATAGAAGGCATATTGCCCATAAAAATGAGTGAAGAAGAACGAGATAGCTTTATAGAAGCTGCAAAAGTGGTTAAAAAAGATACAAAAAAGATTATGGAAAATTTAAATTTAAATTCAGAAGATCAATAATACTGCCATTTTTTGTACTATATCCCTCTTTTTAATATTCAAATATAATTTAATTCACGTATTAAATCTAATTTTATATGAAAATAAAAAAATAATGGATTTATTTTTAAGTACTATTTGTAGGTTTTAGAGGTTTAGTCGGATTTGAGCTAGAATTATTTGAACCAGACTTATTTGTAGTATTTTTAGCTACATGTTTTGTACTGTTATAACTACTTGAGCTAGTGGATTTACTTTTTGAATAATCTGAATCAGTATCGCTGGAATAATCTGAGCTATTTGTTGAATTATTTGACAGAGTAATATTAGGAATTATTTGAGTATTTTGAGATGCGAAAATGTACCCAACAACACCAAGCAAGATCAATATTATCAGTACCAACCCAATGGTTAATTTTTGCATTATGTTTTCTCCTTAATTAATTTTAAAACTTTAAGAAACTTTAGTTCTTGATAAATCCCTCAAAATCTATGATTTTTTAGGGACTCACATACTATAATTTGCAATATGATTATGAGATATATTTGAAATATTAATCGGTTATATATTAATTTATTGGAATATGATAGAATGCCATTTTTATTTTTTAGCATATTCATATCACAAAACTTTATATAAGTGTTCAATTATATCATTCATTAATACCTATATTTTGAACATTGTATAAAAAAAATAAGAATATGAATCATCTTTTCAGAAATATGCCATTTTCGGCAAATAGTTTCCGGTAAGTTTATATAATATTATTTTAAAATAGTATCAGCTTATAGTAACTACAAAGAGTCTAACAAACAGAGGAAACAAATATGACTACAATTGGTATTTTAAATTTACAAGGAGATGTTTCTGAACATTTTGAAGCCATGAAAAAAGCTGCATGTGACATAGGCAAGAATGTAGATGTTTTTAAGGTGAAAACCAGTGATGAAGTTTCAAAGTGTGATGGTATAATAATCTCAGGTGGAGAAAGCACTGTTATCGGGAACTTAATGGAAGAAACAGGTATTAAAAAAGTAATAGTAGATCAAAATATACCTGTAATGGGAACATGTGCCGGGATGGTTCTCCTTGCAAAAAAAACCGATTATGAGCAACCTTTGCTTGGATTAATTGACATGGAAGTTAAAAGAAATGCATTTGGACGGCAGAAAGTTTCATTTGAAGATGATATTGAAATTTTTGGTAAAAAATTCAAAGGCATTTTTATAAGAGCTCCCTACATTGAAAAAGTAGGGAAAAGTGTAGATATACTCTCAAAGTATAATGAAAGAATTGTTGCAGTAAAAAGTGGAAAATATATTGCC
This Methanobacterium bryantii DNA region includes the following protein-coding sequences:
- a CDS encoding tetratricopeptide repeat protein — protein: MWDIFQSIGSIAKVKEKGSFRNYQKKLKGYQENEANVLIDMGVLCFENENFDKSLQYLENARRIYFNLDEKEAEAFVSDLIGDVYLSTREIDKALTEYQRSFRRYASVKSPMKKEMFEKIKEVEDIKEAIDLASEDKINAKIEEESNYEDIDEEFPDNTPDEEECIKEKYTCKLNYEKIAPKIENLMDIIKKRYVVKEYLENRYEINYIRKSLIEAYEKWNFSLLQNSKNFRKSKACKHGVLAASKSKILIAFSNSPKIL
- the pdxT gene encoding pyridoxal 5'-phosphate synthase glutaminase subunit PdxT; protein product: MTTIGILNLQGDVSEHFEAMKKAACDIGKNVDVFKVKTSDEVSKCDGIIISGGESTVIGNLMEETGIKKVIVDQNIPVMGTCAGMVLLAKKTDYEQPLLGLIDMEVKRNAFGRQKVSFEDDIEIFGKKFKGIFIRAPYIEKVGKSVDILSKYNERIVAVKSGKYIATAFHPELTGDTTIHEYFIKEVLNCAE
- a CDS encoding HEAT repeat domain-containing protein, producing the protein MEKEENIKRLIQNFKDNDDHVRRQTSELLEEIGEPAVDELIQALEDEDRNVRRGAALALGEIKDERAINPLIKTLNDENKWVRRQVSGSLGNMGDAAVDPLVDALNHPNWRVRGGAAWALGKIGNKKAVEPLIKALDDESGFVRSGTAWALGQLGDKQAIEPLNKITDDESTFVRKVAKVSLKRLE
- a CDS encoding malate dehydrogenase; this encodes MKVSIIGATGRVGRAAAFCLAEENSVNKLVLIAREESVDKIKGESLDIYDALAAKGVYVSIKTSSDLNSIEGSDVVVLTAGASRKPGMERADLGSLNAEIVADYARKIAEIAPNSIILVITNPVDVMTYVALKASGFSKNKVFGLGNHLDSLRFKNYMAKHFHVHVSEIHTRIIGQHGPHMVPLISSTSIGGIPIEYYSAWDYFTGYKPFDIKETIETVKNAGNNIISKKGATEYGPAFAISNIVTTILNDERKILTVSAYLEGEIEGIDNVCLGVPVKLGIEGIEGILPIKMSEEERDSFIEAAKVVKKDTKKIMENLNLNSEDQ
- the aksF gene encoding homoisocitrate dehydrogenase → MYDIAVIPGDGIGKEVMDATLQVLDALDIKFNYKEARAGEECFRRTGTTIPDETIQTAKDCDASLFGAVTSIRSQKSAIITLRKELDLYANLRPVKSYPGVKSIFNDLDFIIVRENTEGLYSGIEEETEGGATAKRIITTKASERICKFAFEYAKENGRNRVTAVHKANVLKKTDGLFKDVFYNVAESYDGIKTNDFYIDATAMFFITKPQMFDVIVTTNLYGDILSDEGAGLVGGLGLIPSANIGKNNGLFEPVHGSAPDIAGKNIANPSAMILSAVMMLDYLKEHDAARKVENALMKVLYERKVVTCDCGGNATTMEMALEVKSKIESK